TATGAAGAATAACTATTCCAAATCCTAATAAACTCATCCTATCACCCTATAATATTACTACTTTGTCCTATTTGAAAAAAGATGTTTAAAAAAGTAAGGTAGTCTTTTATCTCCACCTCGAATCTCCTGCAATTCTGCCTCTGTTACTTCTTTAAATTGTTCCAACTTTTCTGTATTTTTCATAATGAAATCTCCTGTATTATTTTTTCTTGTAAGTTAACTTACACACCTATTATACAAAATGAAGACCATGTAAGAAAAAATTCTTCCCAACTGTACATTTTTGCACCTGAAACGCACTTTTTTAAGAAAAAAGCTGGGATAAATCCCAGCTTCGCATCTAAAATTGATCCCAGCAGGATTCGAACCTGCGACCGTTCGCTTAGAAGGCGAATGCTCTATCCAGCTGAGCTATGAGACCTAACATGACCATTCTATCAAAAAACAAGAGCTAAGTCAATCTTCTATTTGTGGTAAGGAGAACCCTGTTGAATTGTAAAAGCACGGTAAATTTGTTCAACTAAAACTAATCTCATTAACTGATGTGGTAATGTCAGACGTCCAAAACTGACAGAAAGATTGGCCCTATTTTTTACAACAGGAGCTAGACCCAAACTTCCTCCAATGATAAAAGTAAGCGTTGAGTATCCTTTGATAGAAGCTTGCTCTAGTTGCTTACTAAATTCCTCTGAGGAGAGTGTTTTTCCTTCAATGGCTAGAACAACGACAAAGTCTCTTTCTCCAACCTTAGAAAGAATTCTTTCACCTTCTGTTTCCAAGATTTTTTGATTTTCTAATTCACTGGCTTTGTCAGGTGTCTTCTCATCAGTGACCTCAATCATTTCTAATTTGGCGAAACGTGAAATTCGTTTGGTATATTCAGCAATTCCATCTTTAAGGTATTTTTCTTTTAATTTTCCTACTGTTACAATTTTTATTTTCATTCTTCTATTCTATCATATCCACACTTCATTTCACATCTTATACACACAAAAATCATTCAAAATTACTAGTGAATTCACAGAATAAAGCGAGTTATCCACAACTTGTGTAAAACTTTAAGCTTTTAAGTTTGGATTAAGTTAATAGGTTTATAATCTGAGTAAATAAATAACAAACGGAGGCGTTTATGAAACACTTACAAAAATTTTACAAAAAAGGAGTTAAAGTTCTAGTAATCATTCTAATCGGATTTTTAAGTGGTGCCTTAGGAAGTTTCGTAACATTACAACTTTATCAAAAACAAGGAAATCAAGCTACAAATAATAATTCTGGCACTGTCACTCAAACATCCTATAAGAATGAAAATTCAACCACTCAAGCAGTAAATAAAGTTAAGGATGCTGTTGTCTCAATCATTACTTATTCTTCTTCTAGCAGTAGACAAAGTAGTGTATTTAATGCTGACGACACTAATTCTGATTCAGACAATCAACAAATCGCAAGTGAGGGATCAGGTGTTATCTATAAAAAGGATGATAAAGATGCCTATCTTGTAACTAATACTCACGTTATCAATGGAGCTTCAAAAGTTGATATACGCTTAGCTGATGGTACCAAGGTTCCTGGTGAAATTGTCGGATCTGATACCTTCTCTGATATTGCTGTCGTTAAAATTTCTTCAGAAAAAGTTACAACAGTAGCAGAATTTGGGGATTCAAGTCAACTTAGTGTTGGAGAAACAGCGATTGCTATCGGTAGTCCTCTAGGTTCAGAATATGCTAATACAGTTACACAGGGGATTATTTCAAGTCTTAATCGGAATGTTTCTCTAAAATCTGAAGATGGTCAAGCTATTTCAACAAAAGCCATTCAAACAGATACAGCCATTAACCCTGGTAACTCTGGTGGTCCACTTGTAAACATTCAAGGACAAGTAATTGGTATTACATCAAGTAAAATTGCAAGTAATGGTGGGACATCTGTAGAAGGTCTTGGTTTTGCAATTCCTTCAAACGATGCACAAAATATCAT
The sequence above is a segment of the Streptococcus oralis ATCC 35037 genome. Coding sequences within it:
- a CDS encoding S1C family serine protease yields the protein MKHLQKFYKKGVKVLVIILIGFLSGALGSFVTLQLYQKQGNQATNNNSGTVTQTSYKNENSTTQAVNKVKDAVVSIITYSSSSSRQSSVFNADDTNSDSDNQQIASEGSGVIYKKDDKDAYLVTNTHVINGASKVDIRLADGTKVPGEIVGSDTFSDIAVVKISSEKVTTVAEFGDSSQLSVGETAIAIGSPLGSEYANTVTQGIISSLNRNVSLKSEDGQAISTKAIQTDTAINPGNSGGPLVNIQGQVIGITSSKIASNGGTSVEGLGFAIPSNDAQNIIKQLESDGKVTRPALGIQMVNLSNVGASDLRKLNIPSGLTSGVVVRSVQNNMPANGHLQKYDVITKVDDKEIASSTDLQHALYNHAIGDTIKVTYYRNGKEETTSIKLDKNSSDLES
- the comC gene encoding competence-stimulating peptide ComC; protein product: MKNTEKLEQFKEVTEAELQEIRGGDKRLPYFFKHLFSNRTK
- the rlmH gene encoding 23S rRNA (pseudouridine(1915)-N(3))-methyltransferase RlmH, yielding MKIKIVTVGKLKEKYLKDGIAEYTKRISRFAKLEMIEVTDEKTPDKASELENQKILETEGERILSKVGERDFVVVLAIEGKTLSSEEFSKQLEQASIKGYSTLTFIIGGSLGLAPVVKNRANLSVSFGRLTLPHQLMRLVLVEQIYRAFTIQQGSPYHK